One stretch of Lucilia cuprina isolate Lc7/37 chromosome 6, ASM2204524v1, whole genome shotgun sequence DNA includes these proteins:
- the LOC111675470 gene encoding uncharacterized protein LOC111675470 codes for MAENNNENNTNPNPNPNPNNTTAASLQCDSFYQISDDDLDDCEDLPDDCLIDTTDGANASSSSNAANNNGHPRGPYERAWTTEATRALIHIRGPMEHLFTEGRQKRTALWLHCTRQLQKMGFRYSAAKVQKKWHNILITYNKNLCKKYTSGYVHWEFFEEMFKYLQGKRAHFDFPPIKKQPPPMQIKSSPTDNFNLHYLNAKQEEVVPHPVELDSKSNDDFDEEDSTTMSDIKKPKLEFNEDNHYEYPLEIIDSNNYTQPNSKMEEIENEFLKNFGKDQHMPMHVGNNSNNNNGWWQEYFERKLQVERDKIELQKEMHRELMQFNKMSLLQQEKIERVKIEAINSLTSTLQKLVEVKYNKQN; via the exons ATGGCGgaaaataacaatgaaaataatactAATCCTAATCCTAACCCCAATCCTAATAATACAACTGCTGCTAGTTTACAGTGTGACA GTTTCTATCAAATAAGTGATGATGACTTAGATGATTGTGAAGATTTACCCGATGATTGCCTAATCGATACAACAGATGGTGCCaatgcatcatcatcatctaatGCAGCTAACAATAATGGACATCCACGAGGTCCCTACGAACGAGCATGGACAACTGAAGCCACCAGAGCTTTAATACACATACGTGGACCTATGGAACACCTTTTTACAGAAGGACGACAAAAACGCACAGCCCTATGGTTGCATTGTACACGACAATTGCAAAAAATGGGTTTTCGTTATAGTGCGGCCAAGGTACAAAAGAAATggcacaatattttaataacctACAATAagaatttgtgtaaaaaatacacTTCCGGCTATGTGCATTGGGAATTTTTCGAAGAAATGTTCAAATATCTACAGGGTAAAAGGGCACATTTTGATTTCCCTCCAATTAAGAAGCAGCCACCACCAATGCAAATTAAATCATCGCCTACagacaattttaatttacattatttaaatgCCAAACAGGAAGAAGTTGTACCGCATCCGGTGGAATTGGATTCAAAATCAAATGATGATTTTGATGAGGAAGACAGTACCACTATGTCGGATATTAAAAAACCTAAATTAGAATTCAATGAGGATAATCATTATGAATATCCTTTGGAAATTATTGATTCCAATAATTACACACAACCGAATTCCAAAATGGAAGAGATAgagaatgaatttttaaaaaattttggcaAAGACCAACATATGCCCATGCATGTCGgtaataatagtaataacaaTAATGGCTGGTGGCAGGAATATTTCGAACGTAAATTACAAGTGGAACGTGATAAGATTGAACTCCAAAAGGAAATGCATCGCGAGCTAatgcaatttaataaaatgtctttGTTGCAACAGGAAAAAATTGAACGCGTAAAAATCGAAGCTATTAATAGTTTGACGAGtactttacaaaaattagtagaagttaaatataataaacagaattaa
- the LOC111675475 gene encoding uncharacterized protein LOC111675475, producing MSQTLEKDFEIFFNSLKKQGFSLNDINSICKPLKDYYRLEKLKKFALICLCLTLLYAMIVFCDGFSWFLSAVTRLILIQFLPYWNWPELYNAKCLIDRSLEVKKTDVVVSRLGRYETEKENCLLCEIIDYIPSLANTSFAFLESSYLERSYPVIVTDSHQPMSPTDIYHLIFNKSFDFLRSTPCDVATNLMLNKFFDIEIALKKAWNLNHSTDKWFLQLRNCQFKAVKSARNFIKRPYYYPVHLEPYYSSWILMSHNYRNNQQQQIYLQGLIIVQQLWGDLDLSLQAKEPCLKCPVINVHLREGESLIFSTDLWIFSYSFVNDPSESIATIMEIVWYN from the exons ATGTCGCAAACATTagaaaaagattttgaaattttctttaactctTTAAAAAAGCAGGGATTTTCCTTAAATGATATTAACAGCATTTGCAAACCTTTAAAGGATTATTATCGTttggaaaaattgaaaaaatttgctttaatttgtttatgtttgacATTGCTGTACGCTATGATTGTTTTTTGCGATGGCTTTAGTTGGTTTCTCAGTGCTGTGACCAGACTTattctaatacaatttttacccTATTGGAATTGGCCGGAATTGTATAATGCTAAGTGTTTGATTGATAGATCGTTGGAGGTGAAGAAAACTGATGTTGTGGTCTCTAGATTGGGACGTTATGAAACCGAAAAGGAAAATTGTTTGCTATGTGAGATAATTG ATTACATACCCTCTCTAGCCAACACATCTTTTGCATTTCTCGAATCCAGTTATTTAGAAAGATCGTATCCTGTTATTGTCACGGACTCTCACCAACCAATGTCACCAACAGATATCtatcatttaatatttaataaatcttttgaCTTCTTAAGAAGTACTCCCTGTGATGTTGCCACGAATCTTATGCTAAACAAATTCTTTGATATCGAAATTGCACTTAAGAAGGCTTGGAATTTAAATCACTCCACCGACAAATGGTTTTTACAACTAAGAAATTGTCAATTTAAAGCCGTCAAATCAGCGAGGAATTTTATCAAAAGACCCTATTATTATCCAGTACATTTGGAACCCTACTATTCCAGTTGGATTTTAATGTCACATAATTATAGAAAtaatcaacaacagcaaatttatttacaagGCCTTATAATAGTACAGCAGTTGTGGGGTGATTTGGACTTGAGTTTGCAGGCTAAGGAACCCTGCTTGAAGTGTCCGGTAATCAATGTTCATCTTAGAGAGGgtgaaagtttaatattttctacAGATTTGTGGATTTTTAGTTATAGCTTTGTTAATGATCCATCTGAAAGTATTGCTACTATAATGGAAATTGTTtggtataattaa
- the LOC111675479 gene encoding uncharacterized protein LOC111675479 isoform X2 translates to MQKMCWLERLPHIKANVNCHKPHPAISTETCCSLPNFYTEEIKEKCGSIENEFKMDNGRDHHCFVSCALEETGIFTDGKFMEEILNTYLSTALEDTPDIIETIGDAFKHCVPSYEIVGRTIKSKGPCALYHVLIMDCVFMKTFKNCTDSVWSNTEECNVVRDMWQKCLPNNF, encoded by the exons ATGCAAAAGATGTGTTGGCTAGAGAGG ttaCCGCATATAAAAGCAAATGTCAATTGTCATAAACCGCATCCGGCAATA tctACGGAAACATGTTGTTCTTTGCCGAATTTTTATACGGAGGAAATCAAAGAAAAATGTGGTTCAattgaaaatgaatttaaaatggaCAACGGTCGTGATCATcac tgCTTTGTATCTTGTGCCTTAGAAGAAACTGGAATTTTTACCGATGGCAAATTTATGGAAGAAATTCTTAACACCTATTTAAGTACGGCTTTAGAGGACACGCCCGATATTATAGAAACCATAGGTGATGCTTTTAAACATTGTGTTCCCAGCTATGAAATTGTTGGCAGGACAATTAAATCAAAGGGTCCCTGTGCATTATATCATGTCTTAATAATGGATtgtgtttttatgaaaacatttaaaaattgcacAGATAGTGTTTGGTCAAATACTGAGGAATGTAATGTAGTACGTGATATGTGGCAGAAATGTttaccaaataatttttaa
- the LOC111675476 gene encoding uncharacterized protein LOC111675476, with protein MIHCYKSIKFSQMTCRFLILIFLSALWQTCLAAVTDCQKLPKVDLATCCPIPELITDENKEKCKEFLMEPEPSFLPMANEKPPASSKKIAPTAAGHRDHDNKRHHGPYMNLCFMNCTLNETGIINNDKLNEAALSSQLKKVLSDVPDLIPVLETSFKTCSIKGEKYHEAMKKRKYANSTPATVTKDRMIRPKRCPPIASHLLACVFMETFMKCPASVWMKTKECNDLRNHMQNCKPKHSMEDSSSSSSTTEEEM; from the exons ATGATACATTGTTACAAGAGTATCAAATTTTCACAAATGACTTGCAGATTCttgattttaatctttttatcaGCTTTATgg CAAACTTGTTTAGCTGCTGTTACAGATTGCCAAAAATTGCCAAAAGTT gatcTTGCTACATGTTGTCCCATACCGGAGTTAATAACGGATGAAAATAAGGAGAAATGTAAAGAGTTCTTAATGGAACCGGAACCCTCCTTTTTGCCCATGGCTAATGAAAAACCACCGGCTAGTTCTAAAAAAATAGCTCCTACAGCGGCAGGACATCGTGATCATGATAATAAAAGACATCATGGACCTTATATGAATTTG tgcTTCATGAACTGTACCCTTAATGAAACCGGTATAATAAACAATGATAAACTAAACGAAGCTGCACTATCGTCCCAGTTGAAAAAGGTACTTAGTGATGTGCCAGATTTGATACCGGTACTCGAAACTTCATTTAAAACTTGTTCGATAAAAGGTGAAAAATATCATGAAGCAATGAAGAAAAGGAAATATGCTAATAGCACACCAGCAACTGTAACAAAAGATCGTATGATTCGACCAAAACGTTGTCCACCAATTGCTAGTCATCTATTGGCTTGTGTTTTCATGGAAACCTTTATGAAATGTCCAGCTTCAGTATGGATGAAGACTAAGGAGTGTAATGATTTACGCAATCACATGCAAAATTGTAAACCAAAACACAGTATGGAAGATTCAAGTTCTAGCTCCAGCACAACAGAAGAGGAGATGTGA
- the LOC111675482 gene encoding uncharacterized protein LOC111675482, with protein MVTSKMFIFGIAIIVAGIVAIKAEVDCNSPPPFVDFKDCCELSNFISEDIQEKCNNDQEVNFEQQHGPPEHANGPPGNHRGPPPHHHHHGPHHGCFFTCVVNETGILVDGDIQEDVMNSYLNEVFDDFEKVEFVSSKLMSCYEKHKEFESNMPDHGHHGHHGPSDCSPKHGGMLIGCAHMHTFKDCPESSWSNTDECNAARDHFTQCKRPHHGPHHHDEEDDDVE; from the exons ATGGTtacttcaaaaatgtttattttcggAATTGCTATAATCGTGGCTggg ATAGTAGCCATTAAAGCAGAAGTTGATTGCAATAGCCCCCCACCTTTTGTG gATTTCAAAGATTGTTGtgaattatcaaattttatatcggAAGATATTCAAGAGAAATGTAATAATGATCAGGAAGTTAATTTTGAACAACAACATGGACCGCCAGAACATGCTAATGGACCACCTGGTAATCATCGAGGACCACCaccacatcatcatcatcatggaCCTCATCACGga TGTTTCTTTACGTGTGTTGTTAATGAAACGGGCATTTTAGTGGACGGTGATATTCAGGAAGATGTTATGAATTCATATTTAAATGAAGTTTTCGATGATTTCGAAAAAGTCGAATTTGTTAGTAGCAAACTAATGAGTTGCTATGAAAAACATAAGGAATTTGAATCAAATATGCCTGATCATGGACACCATGGACATCACGGTCCCTCAGATTGTAGTCCAAAACACGGTGGTATGTTAATAGGTTGTGCTCATATGCATACATTCAAGGACTGTCCCGAGTCGTCTTGGTCAAATACTGATGAATGTAATGCAGCGCGTGATCATTTTACTCAATGTAAACGACCACATCATGGTCCTCACCACCATGATGAAGAAGATGATGATGtagaataa
- the LOC111675478 gene encoding uncharacterized protein LOC111675478: MITAKLYIVGVIIILIKLTAIKAEVDCSQDPPLMNFNYCCELSNVLSPEVKNKCIELEYGDNNDSTTHKPCFLSCVINQTGILVNDELQLDNLDTYLYKAFVNSENVEFLRKKYIYCNEKRREFLLNMTDANDDSKDCEPKHFAILLGCVNEQAFIDCPDSSWLNIENCNISRDYVKQCQS; this comes from the exons ATGATTACTGCAAAACTATATATCGTTGGTgttattataatattgatcaag ctTACAGCAATAAAGGCAGAGGTGGATTGTAGTCAAGATCCACCTCTTATG AATTTCAATTATTGCTGTGAATTATCAAATGTTTTATCGCCTGaagtgaaaaataaatgtattgaaTTAGAATATGGTGATAACAATGATTCCACCACACATAAACCT tgtttcCTTTCGTGCGTTATTAATCAAACTGGCATTTTAGTTAATGATGAATTACAACTGGATAATTTGGatacttatttatataaagCGTTTGTTAATTCCGAAAATGTGGAGTtcttgagaaaaaaatatatatattgcaaTGAAAAACGTcgagaatttttattaaatatgaccGATGCTAATGATGATTCAAAGGACTGTGAACCTAAGCACTTTGCCATATTATTGGGATGTGTTAATGAACAAGCCTTTATCGACTGTCCAGATTCTTCTTGGTTAAATATCGAAAATTGCAATATATCACGTGATTATGTAAAACAATGTCAATCATAa
- the LOC111675479 gene encoding uncharacterized protein LOC111675479 isoform X1: MKTNLIIIFTTAITLMLPHIKANVNCHKPHPAISTETCCSLPNFYTEEIKEKCGSIENEFKMDNGRDHHCFVSCALEETGIFTDGKFMEEILNTYLSTALEDTPDIIETIGDAFKHCVPSYEIVGRTIKSKGPCALYHVLIMDCVFMKTFKNCTDSVWSNTEECNVVRDMWQKCLPNNF; encoded by the exons atgaaaactaatttaattattattttcactaCAGCAATAACATTAATG ttaCCGCATATAAAAGCAAATGTCAATTGTCATAAACCGCATCCGGCAATA tctACGGAAACATGTTGTTCTTTGCCGAATTTTTATACGGAGGAAATCAAAGAAAAATGTGGTTCAattgaaaatgaatttaaaatggaCAACGGTCGTGATCATcac tgCTTTGTATCTTGTGCCTTAGAAGAAACTGGAATTTTTACCGATGGCAAATTTATGGAAGAAATTCTTAACACCTATTTAAGTACGGCTTTAGAGGACACGCCCGATATTATAGAAACCATAGGTGATGCTTTTAAACATTGTGTTCCCAGCTATGAAATTGTTGGCAGGACAATTAAATCAAAGGGTCCCTGTGCATTATATCATGTCTTAATAATGGATtgtgtttttatgaaaacatttaaaaattgcacAGATAGTGTTTGGTCAAATACTGAGGAATGTAATGTAGTACGTGATATGTGGCAGAAATGTttaccaaataatttttaa
- the LOC111675490 gene encoding 60S ribosomal protein L18a: protein MKAKGQLKEYEVIGRKVPTEKEPQTPLYKMRIFAPDNIVAKSRFWYFLRQLQKFKKTTGEIVSIKQVYETSPIKIKNFGIWLRYDSRSGTHNMYREYRDLTVGGAVTQCYRDMGARHRARAHSIQIIKVESIAASKTRRTHVKQFHDSKIKFPLVQRVHHKGNRKLFSYRKPRTYFL from the exons ATGAAAGCTAAGGGACAG TTGAAGGAATACGAAGTCATCGGCCGTAAAGTGCCAACTGAGAAGGAACCTCAAACTCCTCTCTACAAGATGAGAATCTTCGCCCCCGACAACATTGTTGCCAAATCTCGTTTCTGGTACTTCTTGCGTCAATTGCAAAAGTTCAAGAAGACCACCGGTGAAATCGTCTCCATCAAACAAGTGTACGAGACCTCTCCCATCAAAATCAAGAACTTTGGCATCTGGTTGCGTTACGATTCCCGTTCCGGTACCCACAACATGTACCGTGAATACCGTGACTTGACTGTTGGTGGTGCTGTCACACAATGTTACCGTGATATGGGTGCCCGTCATCGTGCTCGTGCCCACTCCATCCAAATCATCAAGGTTGAATCTATTGCCGCTAGCAAGACCCGCCGTACACATGTCAAACAATTCCACGACTCCAAGATCAAGTTCCCCTTGGTACAACGTGTCCACCACAAGGGCAACAGGAAATTGTTCTCCTACAGAAAACCCAGAACCTACTTCTTGTAA
- the LOC111679639 gene encoding uncharacterized protein LOC111679639 has protein sequence MPKTNNFIKYFNHLIDYQNQSLPDNKLYRDYIIIYDYLMDLLQKDDVIGKFLVRRKQQASNINADILLDLTKLFNARSYVHEPFLCLTLEGCDNKQFVNILHPFCNRNLSIVSRNITKNIWLALQRGLSRMGSFVRGFQGDIYELSISSKNYNDNYIIINAYNEDISLNINLRILIKFTNHLNNERKSQPYPKHELNKEWFALVPRRESFTYEVCFPQLELELKHKCSKLVMILRLLRFLFEKHKQLSRLDVGFVEAIIYSEYLENVRGLKNFKQDYMFYFKGALTRIFNAFETKKSPYFWNERFNLINYFDNICLVSTLLRHLNIMFTNFNSIKKKESLTYEEFFEFFDFKMDPFSYEVDQFGIFKSY, from the exons ATGCcgaaaactaataattttattaaatattttaatcatttaattGATTATCAAAATCAATCATTGCCGGACAATAAGTTGTATAGAGATTATATCATAATATATGACTATTTAATGGATTTATTGCAAAAAGATGATGTGATTGGAAAATTTCTCGTGCGGAGAAAACAACAGG CTTCTAATATCAATGCTGACATTTTACTTGAtcttacaaaactttttaatgcCCGTTCATACGTTCACGAACCATTTTTATGCCTTACCCTGGAAGGTTGTGATAATAAACAGTTCGTCAACATTCTACATCCATTTTGTAATCGAAATCTTTCTATTGTTTCAcgtaatattacaaaaaatatctgGTTAGCATTACAACGAGGTCTCAGTCGGATGGGATCATTTGTTCGTGGCTTTCAGGGAGATATATATGAATTATCTATTTCTTCAAAGAATTACAAtgataattatataataataaatgcgTACAATGAGGATATAAGTTTGAACATTAATCTacgcattttaataaaattcacaaATCATCTGAATAATGAACGAAAATCGCAACCGTATCCAAAACATGAACTTAATAAAGAATGGTTTGCTTTAGTGCCTCGTCGTGAAAGTTTTACCTATGAAGTATGTTTTCCACAATTAGAGTTGGAACTGAAACATAAGTGTTCGAAATTAGTAATGATTTTACGGCTATTGCGTTTTCTGTTCGAAAAACACAAACAACTTAGCCGTTTAGATGTTGGTTTTGTGGAAGCGATTATTTATAGTGAATACCTGGAAAATGTTCGtggtttgaaaaattttaaacaggactatatgttttattttaaaggt gctTTAACGCGCATTTTTAAtgcttttgaaacaaaaaaatctccTTATTTTTGGAATGAACGTTTTAATCTtatcaattattttgataatatcTGTTTAGTTTCAACACTACTGCgtcatttaaatataatgtttacaaatttcaatagtataaagaaaaaagaatcTCTAACATATGaggaattttttgaattttttg attttaaaatggACCCTTTTTCCTATGAAGTCGATCAATTTGGTATTTTTAAGTCATATTAA
- the LOC111679638 gene encoding putative gustatory receptor 47b has translation MSGETHSRATSIHQCFNLIYVYLYHTGCLGCKIKNGKELYCKKWYRLYSYIYRSIYLTGLIGGFLYKIYDEELNEAMMGILTPVVKVILTFECFICPISYVEVTFYMDWYCDKYLKLANTLQSLDEQLKMNFPSIQWNYHKSTRKYNPMTVGIYGFYSIVSTIYIFHIAHCRCGWFSSTILSLCYACVTGAPAFAGFLFIGNMDMLRLRFRLIRKLLQLQFVNKHSKSRHMHAEDVAKFKLLENYFIQYSSLIVTLNQVFCVVSGSGLFHDFAITTSLGYLLCSKALDTKAKWYEYVFVSLFMVPRIYKVLTTSIYGYTTQKERKNCSREFVKIESNFKKSTLIRQPLEDFLHWSMHNNYSIKVGKILNCNLSLIFLTLNSVVNYILIYIQLQFQQNSIVNRFMNNVELITNDAEVL, from the exons ATGTCCGGGGAAACTCATTCACGTGCCACGAGTATACATCAATGTTTTAATCTAATATATGTTTACCTATATCATACCGGATGTTTGggctgtaaaattaaaaatggcaAAGAgttatattgcaaaaaatggTACAGATTATATAGTTACATATACCGTAGCATATACCTTACCGGTTTAATTGGtggttttttgtataaaatatacgATGAGGAATTAAATGAAGCCATGATGGGTATTTTAACACCAGTGGTTAAAGTTATATTGACATTCGAATGTTTCATTTGTCCCATATCTTATGTGGAGGTTACATTCTATATGGATTGGTATTGTGATAAATACCTAAAACTGGCCAATACTCTACAGAGTCTAGATGAACAATTGAAAATGAATTTTCCCAGTATCCAATGGAATTATCATAAAAGTACACGAAAATATAATCCCATGACAGTGGgtatttatggtttttattCGATAGTCTCAACAATTTATATCTTTCATATTGCTCACTGTAGATGTGGTTGGTTTAGTTCGACTATTCTATCACTTTGTTATGCTTGCGTAACGGGTGCTCCTGCTTTTGCTGGATTTTTGTTTATTGGTAATATGGATATGTTAAGATTACGCTTTCGTTTAATACGTAAATTATTGCAACTacaatttgttaataaacattCAAAATCCCGTCATATGCACGCAGAAGATGtggcaaaatttaaattgttagaaaattattttatccaATATTCCAGTTTGATAGTAACTCTCAATCAAGTGTTTTGTGTTGTAAGCGGTTCGGGTTTATTTCATGATTTTGCCATAACCACCAGTTTGGGTTATCTTCTATGCTCGAAAGCTTTAGACACAAAAGCTAAATGGTATGAATATGTTTTCGTAAGTCTTTTTATGGTACCAAGAATATATAAAGTATTAACCACTTCAATATATGGTTATACCACGCAAAAAGAG cGTAAAAATTGCTCCcgagaatttgttaaaattgaatCGAATTTTAAAAAGTCTACCTTAATACGCCAGCCTTTGGAAGATTTTCTTCACTGGAGTATGCACaataattatagcataaaagtGGGCAAAATTCTTAATTGTAATTtgagtttaatatttttg ACTTTGAACAGCGTCGTTAATTACATTTTGATTTATATACAATtacaatttcaacaaaatagtATTGTAAACAGATTCATGAATAATGTTGAATTAATCACGAATGATGctgaagttttataa
- the LOC111679621 gene encoding probable N-acetyltransferase san, whose amino-acid sequence MTRASIELGDVTPHNIKQLKKLNTVVFPVSYNDKFYVDVLEAGELAKLAYYNDIVVGAVCCRIDTSENQRRLYIMTLGCLSPYRRLGIGTVMFQHILNYVEKDGNFDSIFLHVQVNNEGAIEFYKKFGFEIVETKEHYYKRIEPADAHVLQKNLRLNSSSSAHHQCNGQSEKRDNKKTA is encoded by the exons atgacCAG AGCCAGTATCGAATTGGGCGATGTTACTCCCcacaatataaaacaattgaaaaaactaaatacagtAGTTTTTCCCGTCTCCTATAATGACAAATTCTATGTGGATGTTTTAGAAGCCGGTGAATTGGCCAAATTGGCTTATTACAATGACATAGTGGTGGGTGCTGTCTGTTGTCGCATTGATACTTCAGAAAACCAGAGACGTTTATATATCATGACTTTGGGTTGTTTATCACCCTATCGTAGATTAGGTATTGGTACTGTTATGTTCCagcatatattaaactatgttgAAAAAGATGGTAACTTTgatagtattttttt gcATGTCCAAGTTAACAATGAAGGTgctatagaattttataagaaatttggtTTTGAAATTGTGGAAACCAAAGAGCACTACTATAAACGCATCGAACCAGCTGATGCTCATGTTTTACAAAAGAATCTACGTTTGAACTCATCTTCGTCAGCGCATCATCAATGTAATGGTCAATCGGAGAAGCGTGATAATAAGAAAACTGcctaa